One genomic region from Prunus persica cultivar Lovell chromosome G3, Prunus_persica_NCBIv2, whole genome shotgun sequence encodes:
- the LOC18782484 gene encoding protein REVEILLE 1 isoform X2 — translation MDQYDGSRSESVLSANNGFSFSASGLQLKDQFSNGNDSAPKARKPYTITKQRERWTEEEHKKFLEALKLYGRAWRKIEEHVGTKTAVQIRSHAQKFFSKVARDSNGSNEISEEPIDIPPPRPKRKPMRPYPRKLVHPVNKETFIVERPTRSASPNLSVSEPENQSPTSVLSVIGSDTLGSADSNTPSRSLSPVSSAADVHGVDLNQSEPPNPSLEESGSTSPAVAENGSLPNVQLSMKLELFPTDNVDASGVSSEEVSARSLKLFGRTVLVTDSHRPSSPTLGTSKSLPSDVKEEKPVQISTPCNFTATESASGSVEHVWDNFPYGVHPGMYFMQFQNQNSNLVEPGSAYPVPWWTLCPKLPFPFIPFHKPQAVKEHFDGNLGDPKEVEKEGSWTGSDAGSVNDEENGDKCLGIETEGKEQEPNSVLQFKASANSAFSELRASPSPGKCRKGFVPYKRCLAERDTSTIASEDRDGKRVDLSL, via the exons GCAAACAATGGGTTTTCATTTAGTGCCTCTGGGCTCCAGTTGAAGGATCAATTCTCTAATGGAAATGACTCTGCTCCCaag GCGAGAAAACCATACACAATcacaaaacaaagagagagatggaCAGAGGAAGAGCATAAGAAATTCCTTGAAGCTTTAAAGCTGTATGGTCGAGCCTGGCGAAAGATAGAAG AGCATGTTGGCACCAAGACTGCAGTTCAGATTCGAAGTCATGCTCAAAAGTTCTTTTCTAAG GTTGCTCGTGACTCGAATGGCAGCAATGAAATCTCGGAAGAGCCCATTGACATCCCTCCTCCTCGACCAAAACGGAAGCCAATGCGTCCTTATCCCCGAAAACTTGTACACCCTGTTAATAAAGAGACCTTTATTGTAGAGCGGCCAACAAGGTCTGCATCTCCAAATTTATCAGTTTCGGAGCCAGAAAACCAGTCTCCAACATCAGTATTATCAGTGATTGGCTCAGATACACTGGGTTCTGCTGATTCAAATACACCCAGTCGTAGTTTATCACCTGTTTCATCTGCTGCTGATGTCCATGGTGTGGACTTAAATCAGTCTGAACCCCCCAACCCATCACTGGAGGAAAGTGGATCTACATCACCAGCTGTAGCAGAAAATGGTTCACTTCCTAACGTGCAATTATCAATG AAGCTTGAGTTATTTCCCACGGATAATGTTGATGCTAGCGGAGTTTCATCTGAGGAGGTATCCGCACGAAGCCTTAAACTCTTTGGAAGAACTGTATTGGTCACGGATTCCCACAGACCATCTTCTCCAACCTTGGGAACTTCTAAATCACTGCCTTCTGATGTGAAAGAGGAGAAACCTGTGCAGATATCAACACCATGTAACTTTACAGCTACAGAATCTGCATCTGGGAGTGTGGAACATGTTTGGGATAATTTTCCCTATGGAGTACATCCAGGCATGTATTTTATGCAATTTCAGAATCAGAACTCAAATCTGGTAGAACCTGGTTCTGCTTATCCTGTACCATGGTGGACCTTATGTCCAAAATTGCCATTTCCTTTTATTCCATTCCATAAGCCACAAGCAGTAAAAGAACATTTTGATGGTAATCTTGGAGATCCTAAGGAAGTTGAGAAGGAAGGGTCTTGGACTGGTTCAGATGCTGGATCAGTCAACGATGAGGAAAACGGTGACAAATGTCTAGGTATTGAGACTGAGGGTAAAGAACAAGAGCCAAATTCGGTTCTCCAATTTAAGGCAAGTGCAAACTCAGCCTTCTCTGAATTAAGAGCAAGCCCTAGCCCTGGAAAGTGTAGAAAAGGATTTGTACCGTATAAAAGATGTTTGGCTGAGAGAGACACCTCTACAATAGCAAGTGAAGACAGGGATGGGAAAAGAGTCGACCTTTCCTTGTAG
- the LOC18782484 gene encoding protein REVEILLE 1 isoform X1 encodes MVGGLMLSPDMAAAQDQYDGSRSESVLSANNGFSFSASGLQLKDQFSNGNDSAPKARKPYTITKQRERWTEEEHKKFLEALKLYGRAWRKIEEHVGTKTAVQIRSHAQKFFSKVARDSNGSNEISEEPIDIPPPRPKRKPMRPYPRKLVHPVNKETFIVERPTRSASPNLSVSEPENQSPTSVLSVIGSDTLGSADSNTPSRSLSPVSSAADVHGVDLNQSEPPNPSLEESGSTSPAVAENGSLPNVQLSMKLELFPTDNVDASGVSSEEVSARSLKLFGRTVLVTDSHRPSSPTLGTSKSLPSDVKEEKPVQISTPCNFTATESASGSVEHVWDNFPYGVHPGMYFMQFQNQNSNLVEPGSAYPVPWWTLCPKLPFPFIPFHKPQAVKEHFDGNLGDPKEVEKEGSWTGSDAGSVNDEENGDKCLGIETEGKEQEPNSVLQFKASANSAFSELRASPSPGKCRKGFVPYKRCLAERDTSTIASEDRDGKRVDLSL; translated from the exons GCAAACAATGGGTTTTCATTTAGTGCCTCTGGGCTCCAGTTGAAGGATCAATTCTCTAATGGAAATGACTCTGCTCCCaag GCGAGAAAACCATACACAATcacaaaacaaagagagagatggaCAGAGGAAGAGCATAAGAAATTCCTTGAAGCTTTAAAGCTGTATGGTCGAGCCTGGCGAAAGATAGAAG AGCATGTTGGCACCAAGACTGCAGTTCAGATTCGAAGTCATGCTCAAAAGTTCTTTTCTAAG GTTGCTCGTGACTCGAATGGCAGCAATGAAATCTCGGAAGAGCCCATTGACATCCCTCCTCCTCGACCAAAACGGAAGCCAATGCGTCCTTATCCCCGAAAACTTGTACACCCTGTTAATAAAGAGACCTTTATTGTAGAGCGGCCAACAAGGTCTGCATCTCCAAATTTATCAGTTTCGGAGCCAGAAAACCAGTCTCCAACATCAGTATTATCAGTGATTGGCTCAGATACACTGGGTTCTGCTGATTCAAATACACCCAGTCGTAGTTTATCACCTGTTTCATCTGCTGCTGATGTCCATGGTGTGGACTTAAATCAGTCTGAACCCCCCAACCCATCACTGGAGGAAAGTGGATCTACATCACCAGCTGTAGCAGAAAATGGTTCACTTCCTAACGTGCAATTATCAATG AAGCTTGAGTTATTTCCCACGGATAATGTTGATGCTAGCGGAGTTTCATCTGAGGAGGTATCCGCACGAAGCCTTAAACTCTTTGGAAGAACTGTATTGGTCACGGATTCCCACAGACCATCTTCTCCAACCTTGGGAACTTCTAAATCACTGCCTTCTGATGTGAAAGAGGAGAAACCTGTGCAGATATCAACACCATGTAACTTTACAGCTACAGAATCTGCATCTGGGAGTGTGGAACATGTTTGGGATAATTTTCCCTATGGAGTACATCCAGGCATGTATTTTATGCAATTTCAGAATCAGAACTCAAATCTGGTAGAACCTGGTTCTGCTTATCCTGTACCATGGTGGACCTTATGTCCAAAATTGCCATTTCCTTTTATTCCATTCCATAAGCCACAAGCAGTAAAAGAACATTTTGATGGTAATCTTGGAGATCCTAAGGAAGTTGAGAAGGAAGGGTCTTGGACTGGTTCAGATGCTGGATCAGTCAACGATGAGGAAAACGGTGACAAATGTCTAGGTATTGAGACTGAGGGTAAAGAACAAGAGCCAAATTCGGTTCTCCAATTTAAGGCAAGTGCAAACTCAGCCTTCTCTGAATTAAGAGCAAGCCCTAGCCCTGGAAAGTGTAGAAAAGGATTTGTACCGTATAAAAGATGTTTGGCTGAGAGAGACACCTCTACAATAGCAAGTGAAGACAGGGATGGGAAAAGAGTCGACCTTTCCTTGTAG